The genomic stretch GCAGCTCGATGCGCCGCACCCGCTCGAACGTGCGCTGCTGCATCACCCGGTTGGCGTAGAGGAGGTCGCCGATCACGCCGAGCGCCCCGAGCAGCAGCGCCGCGTTGAACAGCACCGCGCCGAGGATGAGCGACTGGACGTGGCCGGCGCCGTCGCCGTCGATGTAGAAGTACAGGTAGCGCGCCCAGACGACGAACGCGGCGAGCGCGATGATCGCCGCGAGGCCCCAGAAGATCCGCAGCGGCTCGTACTGCGCGTAGATGCGGAAGATCGACACCGAGTTGCGACGCACGTAGGACCAGATGGACGGAAACAGGCGCGACTCGCGCGTCTGCGGGTTCGTGGCGATCGGAACGTGGTCGGTGGCGACGAGCATCTTGCCGGCCTGGATGATCGTCTCCAGCGTGTACGTGAACCGCGACACGACGGCCATCTGGAGCGCCGCCTCGCGGTTGTAGGCCCGGAAACCCGAGGTGGTGTCGGCCACGTCGGTGTCCGAGGCCTGGCGCACGACCCACGAGCCGAGGCGCTGCAGCGACTTCTTCAGGGGCGAGAAGTGCTCGATCGTCATGACCTGGCGGTCGCCGATGACCATGTCGGCGCTG from Capillimicrobium parvum encodes the following:
- a CDS encoding glycosyltransferase family 2 protein, which produces MKLIIQIPCFNEEAQLPATLADLPRQVDGFDEVEWLIVDDGSTDRTIEVARSNGVDHIVRLTNNKGLAAGFQAGLDASLKLGADVIVNTDADNQYSAADIPKLVAPIIDGSADMVIGDRQVMTIEHFSPLKKSLQRLGSWVVRQASDTDVADTTSGFRAYNREAALQMAVVSRFTYTLETIIQAGKMLVATDHVPIATNPQTRESRLFPSIWSYVRRNSVSIFRIYAQYEPLRIFWGLAAIIALAAFVVWARYLYFYIDGDGAGHVQSLILGAVLFNAALLLGALGVIGDLLYANRVMQQRTFERVRRIELQLGIPPSHYEPGAEPTGQEATTGAHAPGREPVKA